In Porphyromonas cangingivalis, a genomic segment contains:
- a CDS encoding outer membrane beta-barrel protein, whose protein sequence is MRKRKFLLAGALAALAITGANAQVKDVSITVSPFVEYNWWNDNIALKDSPFWGARVGFGFGPFFELRGTFEKSLNLKNALENKSWNVLNEETLKKLEGTQIDITRVGGEAKLNLFGNALFSPYVTAGTGVQIFDYSPFNSDNVGGAVSDARVKEKQIYVSLGAGLKLSISDRMALSLEARNVRFNMDEDNTYFNKKVSDKDARWGNWAALASLDFYLGGNTTPKDKQGRAYYNLFTDGFRGPKFVLEPGIAFVDFSNKMSSYSDQWFVGGSAGIDLSSLIGIRGFYYQATKEPNKLSFDLNKDMKMYGANIITRLNYPRGIVPYLSLGMGYFDVKGEKAFKKENIMALAGAGIEIPVSRYIALYGTYNAMLMTTREVEDVTKAKKPSDLINNHMYTAGVRINLGVPAKAPVYNKPVSADAEYDNERINDMRSDSDVRKDSDVRRDVKMTREDDTRSNYNHGVYTQERMTKKEFEDMVNRILKKVREEEELLTAKLSQDETNVLLAAMAYKGQKAEGKKAGEKGTDSEVVKALQEISSKLDRNHSELLRNAGTTPSTTTIVTTPGAQTVVPAQQPVVKGGDQITIEVKDETVAPRMTYSAFTGVNFGGTFNVNIGGRGYMKLGNSSFDFVPEAYIGLGNKTGFGLSGNLVFNMDFMNSDKFVPYVGVGLGLFNHGSLDPGTNIIVGANLKTIGNGALFVDYSARNLFKNNQVAVGYRFKF, encoded by the coding sequence ATGAGAAAGAGAAAATTTTTATTGGCCGGTGCTCTTGCGGCATTGGCTATCACCGGAGCAAACGCTCAAGTAAAAGATGTAAGTATCACTGTCTCACCTTTTGTAGAATACAACTGGTGGAATGACAACATTGCACTCAAGGACTCTCCATTCTGGGGAGCGAGAGTAGGTTTTGGCTTCGGTCCATTCTTTGAACTCAGAGGTACATTCGAGAAGTCTCTCAATCTCAAGAATGCTCTTGAAAATAAGTCTTGGAACGTCCTCAACGAGGAAACGCTCAAGAAGCTTGAGGGGACTCAGATCGACATCACACGAGTGGGAGGAGAAGCGAAGTTGAACCTCTTCGGGAATGCTCTATTCTCACCCTACGTGACTGCGGGGACGGGAGTACAGATCTTCGACTACAGCCCATTCAATTCTGACAATGTCGGAGGTGCAGTATCTGATGCACGTGTCAAGGAAAAGCAGATTTATGTCAGCCTTGGTGCAGGTCTCAAGTTGAGCATTTCAGATCGTATGGCTCTCTCTCTTGAAGCTCGCAACGTGAGATTCAACATGGATGAAGACAACACTTACTTCAACAAGAAAGTATCTGACAAGGATGCGAGATGGGGTAACTGGGCAGCGTTGGCATCTCTCGACTTCTATCTTGGTGGCAATACAACTCCTAAAGACAAGCAGGGAAGAGCATACTACAACCTCTTCACTGATGGATTCAGAGGGCCGAAGTTTGTGCTTGAACCAGGTATTGCATTCGTGGACTTCAGCAACAAGATGTCTTCGTACTCAGACCAGTGGTTTGTAGGGGGATCGGCAGGTATCGACCTCTCATCACTCATCGGTATCCGAGGCTTCTACTATCAAGCAACGAAAGAGCCCAACAAACTATCTTTCGACCTCAACAAGGATATGAAGATGTATGGTGCAAACATCATCACTCGTCTCAACTATCCACGTGGTATCGTACCTTACCTCTCTCTTGGTATGGGTTACTTTGACGTCAAAGGTGAAAAGGCATTCAAGAAAGAAAATATCATGGCTCTTGCAGGAGCAGGTATCGAAATCCCCGTGTCTCGTTATATCGCACTTTACGGTACATACAATGCTATGTTGATGACCACTCGTGAAGTCGAAGATGTCACAAAGGCGAAGAAGCCTTCTGACCTCATCAACAATCACATGTACACTGCCGGTGTGCGTATCAACCTCGGAGTACCGGCAAAGGCTCCAGTATACAACAAGCCTGTCTCAGCTGATGCAGAGTACGACAACGAGCGCATCAACGACATGAGAAGCGATAGCGATGTCAGAAAAGATAGCGATGTCAGAAGAGATGTCAAGATGACCAGAGAAGACGACACCAGAAGCAACTATAACCACGGTGTCTACACTCAGGAGCGTATGACAAAGAAGGAGTTTGAAGATATGGTGAACCGTATCCTCAAGAAGGTACGCGAAGAGGAAGAGCTGCTTACAGCAAAGCTCTCTCAAGACGAAACCAACGTCCTACTTGCAGCTATGGCTTACAAGGGTCAAAAGGCTGAAGGAAAGAAGGCTGGCGAAAAGGGTACGGACTCAGAAGTAGTCAAGGCTCTACAAGAAATCTCTTCAAAGCTCGACCGTAACCACTCTGAACTTCTCAGAAACGCAGGCACAACACCTTCGACAACCACAATAGTAACCACGCCGGGTGCTCAGACTGTAGTACCTGCTCAGCAACCTGTCGTCAAGGGTGGTGACCAAATCACAATCGAAGTAAAAGATGAGACCGTAGCTCCACGAATGACCTACTCGGCATTTACAGGAGTAAACTTTGGCGGCACATTCAACGTCAACATCGGTGGTCGTGGCTACATGAAGCTTGGTAACTCTTCATTTGATTTCGTTCCTGAAGCATATATCGGTCTTGGCAACAAGACCGGCTTCGGCCTCTCGGGCAACCTTGTGTTCAATATGGACTTCATGAACTCAGACAAGTTTGTTCCATACGTAGGTGTTGGTTTGGGTTTGTTCAACCACGGCAGTCTTGATCCCGGCACAAACATCATCGTGGGTGCTAACCTCAAGACTATCGGCAACGGAGCCCTATTCGTAGACTACTCAGCAAGAAACCTATTCAAGAACAATCAAGTAGCAGTCGGTTATAGGTTCAAATTCTAA
- a CDS encoding OmpA family protein, translated as MKKLTIIFLSLIFTSLSLTAQEVKEVKDTIDGDKYIPITRQQAEELITRIVVEARKPHIKARQTERMLREFKVEALKRRLLDQALRDTYVDEYKERMDRLERLVMTLVLAQSGGKADPAVIQNIISQGGSSQAPVMAGTPAVATSNKEEAEHHDSVNKLIADLVDPTMESEEPTETDTHHTPQTIDIKDAVYFEVSSHTLSDVAKSTLDEVIAKALFNPLVKIELKGYASPEGNMAFNNRLSQRRVDSVATYLKEKGIAASRLVLVPSGIDSMKAQRKDARRVELTTVK; from the coding sequence ATGAAGAAACTAACCATCATATTCCTATCACTTATCTTCACTTCTCTGAGCCTCACAGCTCAAGAAGTGAAGGAGGTGAAAGATACCATCGACGGTGATAAATACATACCGATCACTCGTCAGCAGGCCGAAGAGCTGATCACAAGGATTGTCGTCGAAGCTCGTAAGCCTCATATCAAAGCTCGTCAGACAGAGCGTATGTTGCGTGAGTTTAAGGTGGAAGCCCTCAAGCGCAGACTACTTGATCAGGCTCTGAGAGACACCTACGTGGATGAGTACAAAGAACGTATGGATCGCCTCGAAAGACTCGTCATGACCCTTGTCTTGGCACAGTCCGGAGGCAAAGCAGATCCTGCTGTCATACAGAACATCATCTCACAAGGAGGTTCGTCTCAAGCTCCTGTCATGGCAGGGACACCCGCAGTTGCGACCTCAAATAAAGAGGAAGCAGAGCACCATGACTCGGTAAACAAACTCATCGCAGACCTTGTCGATCCGACGATGGAGAGTGAGGAACCGACAGAGACCGACACTCATCATACACCACAGACCATCGACATCAAAGATGCAGTGTATTTCGAGGTCAGCAGTCATACCCTATCGGATGTTGCAAAAAGCACTTTGGATGAGGTCATAGCCAAAGCTCTATTCAATCCTTTGGTAAAGATCGAACTCAAAGGCTATGCATCTCCTGAAGGTAATATGGCTTTCAACAACCGCCTATCTCAAAGAAGGGTCGACAGTGTGGCGACTTACTTAAAGGAAAAAGGTATCGCAGCCTCTCGCCTTGTCCTTGTCCCCTCGGGCATTGACAGTATGAAGGCTCAAAGAAAAGATGCCAGACGAGTCGAACTGACAACAGTGAAGTGA
- a CDS encoding DUF5689 domain-containing protein — MLVKIKDVQFKSPEETWANPNSVNKFAENRELQDRDGNIITVRTSDYSVFAGKKLPNGSGDIVGVCTFFNETPQLYVSSPADAKFDKPRFEVGGNDKPAPSVTKTLSEIKALYMDKPVTLPDNTVFEAVVISSDKDGNFYRDLYMQDEQGHGISIKINRKKIYETYPIGTKLVVDASGLTLGRDNNRLSIGTAGSGNYQTAFVEWKDFTDKAFKTGTKEVAPKVITIAEITPEMCNTYIEIKGLTAVEGGQKKWVEGGMHTNSTFTDEGGNKIFVYSNKYVAYKDNLLPTGKVNIKGVLSGFNTTNQISLNSISDVVQQ; from the coding sequence ATGCTTGTCAAGATAAAGGATGTGCAGTTTAAGTCCCCTGAGGAGACTTGGGCTAATCCAAATTCCGTAAATAAATTTGCCGAAAATCGTGAACTACAGGATAGGGATGGGAACATAATTACTGTCCGAACCAGCGATTACTCTGTGTTTGCTGGTAAAAAACTTCCTAATGGAAGTGGAGATATTGTTGGTGTGTGCACATTCTTCAACGAAACACCTCAGTTGTATGTGAGTTCTCCTGCGGATGCTAAGTTTGATAAACCTCGTTTTGAGGTGGGTGGTAACGATAAACCCGCGCCTTCTGTGACAAAGACTTTGTCAGAGATTAAGGCTCTTTATATGGATAAACCTGTAACTCTTCCCGATAATACTGTCTTCGAGGCTGTTGTTATTTCGTCCGATAAGGATGGTAACTTCTACCGAGATCTCTATATGCAAGATGAGCAGGGGCATGGTATAAGTATCAAGATCAATAGAAAAAAGATCTATGAAACTTATCCGATCGGAACAAAGTTGGTCGTGGACGCTTCAGGGCTGACTTTGGGGCGTGACAATAACAGACTCTCGATCGGAACAGCGGGTTCCGGAAACTATCAGACAGCATTTGTCGAGTGGAAAGATTTCACCGATAAGGCATTCAAGACCGGAACAAAGGAGGTCGCTCCTAAAGTCATTACCATTGCCGAAATTACTCCGGAGATGTGTAATACTTACATCGAGATCAAAGGTCTTACTGCTGTCGAGGGTGGTCAGAAGAAATGGGTTGAGGGTGGTATGCATACCAATAGTACCTTTACTGATGAGGGCGGCAATAAAATTTTTGTGTATTCTAACAAGTATGTGGCTTACAAGGACAACCTTTTGCCTACCGGAAAGGTTAATATAAAAGGAGTCCTATCAGGTTTCAATACAACTAACCAGATTTCCCTCAACAGCATAAGCGATGTTGTTCAACAATAA
- the glgP gene encoding alpha-glucan family phosphorylase, with the protein MIQSKRTNEPVWRDVYTYSSLPPSLSKLDEIAHNLWWVWNSDARELFLGLNEEVWETTNGNPVSVLRSLSQRKLRELESDEAFKAKISCVYDKFKTYMQEPYRTDAPSVAYFSMEYGLTNILKIYSGGLGVLAGDFMKEASDSNVDMVGVGFLYRYGYFDQVISNDGQQMAEYRAQVFNELPITQVKDAHGNPMKISVPYPGRVVYANVWQVAIGRVNLYLLDTDVSENSEWDRSITHQLYGGDWENRMKQEYLLGIGGILMLEELGIKKDVYHCNEGHAAFINVQRLVNLIEKEGLNFNEALEVVRASSLYTVHTPVPAGHDYFDEELFGKYMRDFPPKLGITWQEFVDMGRENPGSYEKFSMSVFALNTCQAANGVSYLHGAVSQKMFAPVWKGFFPEELHVGYVTNGVHLPTWMASIWKPFVHKHISDDIIHLQEKQEVWDKIQDIPDVEIWNMRKLMKRRFIDYVKSTYSLHPVNSKGEPSNTLSVIDKINPDALLIGFGRRFATYKRAHLLFTDLERLSKIVNNETLPVQFIFTGKAHPADGGGQGLIKHIVEISRRPEFDGKILFLENYDIRLAQRLIAGVDVWMNTPTRPLEASGTSGEKALMNGVLNLSVLDGWWYEGYKEGAGWALTDKRTYTNQYYQDQLDAETIYDLLEEEVIPLYYERTSGAEYSSGWIQTIKNSMNFILPHFTMRRMMNDYIRRFYIPLSERSARLGADDRALVKEIVKWKEMVASNWHTLEVIETSVVKKGDSFNFIIGDHVKVTLLLDKHQVDCDLDVEVVVVEEEEDKSLKLQSVIPLQLVSQEGSRVMYELERIIDVPGHQKISIRVTPRYHALPHKMDFAYVTWIPLSLV; encoded by the coding sequence ATGATACAATCTAAGCGAACGAACGAACCTGTATGGCGGGATGTCTATACATACTCGAGCCTGCCTCCTTCGTTGTCTAAACTGGATGAAATTGCGCACAACCTTTGGTGGGTGTGGAATAGTGATGCCAGAGAGTTGTTTTTGGGACTCAATGAGGAAGTGTGGGAGACAACCAACGGAAATCCCGTGAGTGTCTTGCGTTCTCTGTCTCAGAGAAAGCTTAGGGAGCTCGAGTCTGATGAGGCTTTCAAGGCCAAGATTTCCTGTGTATATGATAAGTTTAAGACATATATGCAGGAGCCTTATCGTACCGATGCCCCTTCTGTAGCCTACTTCAGTATGGAGTATGGACTGACCAATATCCTCAAGATCTATTCGGGAGGATTGGGTGTCCTTGCCGGAGACTTTATGAAAGAAGCCAGCGACTCGAATGTCGATATGGTAGGCGTTGGCTTTTTGTATAGATATGGTTACTTCGATCAGGTCATCTCCAACGATGGTCAGCAGATGGCAGAGTATAGAGCTCAGGTCTTCAATGAACTTCCGATCACGCAGGTAAAGGATGCTCATGGCAATCCTATGAAGATCAGTGTGCCTTATCCGGGACGTGTCGTTTATGCAAATGTCTGGCAGGTAGCCATCGGTCGTGTCAATCTTTATCTACTTGATACCGATGTCTCGGAAAACTCCGAATGGGATCGCTCTATCACTCACCAACTCTATGGCGGTGACTGGGAAAATCGCATGAAGCAGGAATACCTCCTTGGCATCGGTGGTATCCTCATGCTCGAAGAGCTTGGTATAAAGAAAGATGTTTATCACTGTAATGAGGGGCATGCCGCTTTTATCAATGTCCAACGCCTCGTCAATCTCATCGAAAAAGAGGGGTTGAATTTTAATGAGGCTCTTGAAGTCGTCCGTGCATCATCTCTTTATACTGTCCATACGCCTGTGCCCGCAGGACACGACTACTTCGATGAGGAACTCTTCGGAAAGTACATGAGGGACTTTCCCCCGAAGTTGGGCATCACATGGCAGGAGTTTGTCGATATGGGACGCGAAAATCCCGGCTCATACGAGAAGTTCTCAATGAGCGTATTCGCACTCAACACGTGTCAGGCAGCCAACGGTGTGAGTTATCTCCATGGGGCTGTCTCTCAGAAGATGTTTGCTCCTGTGTGGAAGGGCTTCTTCCCCGAAGAACTTCACGTGGGTTATGTGACGAATGGCGTACACCTTCCTACGTGGATGGCTTCGATCTGGAAACCGTTTGTCCATAAACACATCTCTGATGATATCATTCATCTCCAAGAAAAGCAGGAGGTATGGGACAAGATACAAGATATCCCGGATGTCGAGATCTGGAATATGCGTAAGCTCATGAAGCGGCGTTTCATAGACTACGTCAAGTCCACTTATTCTTTACATCCCGTCAATAGCAAGGGTGAGCCATCGAATACGCTATCAGTCATTGATAAGATCAATCCCGATGCCCTTTTGATTGGTTTTGGACGACGTTTTGCCACATACAAGAGAGCGCATTTGTTGTTTACAGACCTTGAACGTCTCTCTAAGATAGTCAATAATGAGACATTGCCCGTGCAGTTTATCTTCACGGGTAAGGCACACCCGGCGGATGGTGGAGGGCAAGGGCTCATCAAGCATATAGTGGAGATATCCAGACGTCCCGAGTTCGACGGTAAAATACTATTCCTGGAGAACTATGATATTCGTCTCGCACAGCGTCTCATCGCAGGTGTCGATGTCTGGATGAATACGCCTACACGACCCCTTGAGGCTTCCGGAACTTCCGGAGAAAAGGCACTTATGAATGGTGTCCTCAATCTGTCTGTTCTTGATGGATGGTGGTATGAAGGGTACAAAGAGGGGGCAGGCTGGGCACTCACGGATAAACGTACATATACCAACCAGTACTATCAGGATCAGCTTGATGCTGAGACAATCTATGACCTTCTTGAAGAAGAGGTCATCCCTCTCTATTACGAAAGAACTTCGGGTGCGGAGTATTCGTCGGGATGGATACAGACGATCAAGAACTCAATGAATTTCATCCTCCCTCATTTCACCATGAGGCGTATGATGAACGACTATATCAGGAGGTTTTATATCCCCCTCAGCGAAAGGAGTGCTCGTCTTGGTGCAGATGATCGTGCTTTGGTGAAGGAGATTGTCAAGTGGAAAGAGATGGTTGCAAGCAACTGGCATACTCTTGAGGTCATCGAGACATCCGTGGTGAAGAAAGGTGATAGCTTCAACTTCATCATTGGCGACCACGTAAAGGTCACTTTGCTTCTCGACAAACACCAAGTCGATTGTGACTTGGATGTAGAAGTTGTTGTGGTCGAAGAGGAAGAGGATAAGAGCCTGAAGCTGCAGAGCGTAATACCATTACAACTCGTCTCTCAAGAAGGCTCGAGAGTCATGTATGAACTCGAACGCATCATCGATGTCCCCGGACATCAAAAGATTTCTATAAGGGTGACACCTCGCTACCACGCGTTGCCACACAAGATGGACTTTGCGTATGTGACATGGATACCTCTCTCTTTGGTTTAA
- a CDS encoding succinate dehydrogenase/fumarate reductase iron-sulfur subunit encodes MDKNINIKVKVWRQRSAKEKGFFETHELQNISQGSSFLEMMDILNEQIIRSGGVPVAFDHDCREGICGMCSLYIDGVAHGPDTAITTCQLHMRKFNDGDTITVEPWRSAGFPVIRDLMVDRTAYDKIIQAGGFVSVNTGGVPDANAIPIPKHDADLAMDAAACIGCGACAAACKNGSAMLFVAAKVSQLALLPQGRVEAARRAKAMVSKMDELGFGNCTNTRACEVSCPKSISVSNIARLNREFIKAKFKD; translated from the coding sequence ATGGATAAGAATATAAATATCAAAGTAAAAGTTTGGAGACAAAGAAGTGCCAAAGAAAAAGGCTTCTTCGAGACACATGAACTCCAAAATATATCTCAAGGAAGTTCATTCCTTGAGATGATGGATATCTTGAACGAACAGATCATCCGTTCGGGTGGTGTGCCTGTGGCTTTTGATCATGACTGCCGTGAGGGCATCTGTGGTATGTGTTCGCTCTACATCGACGGTGTCGCACACGGTCCTGACACAGCGATCACTACCTGCCAGTTGCATATGCGCAAATTCAACGACGGAGATACCATCACAGTGGAGCCTTGGCGTTCGGCCGGCTTCCCGGTCATCCGAGACCTGATGGTAGACCGTACGGCCTATGATAAGATTATCCAAGCCGGAGGTTTCGTATCTGTCAATACCGGTGGTGTACCCGATGCCAACGCTATCCCCATCCCCAAGCACGATGCAGACCTTGCTATGGATGCAGCGGCTTGCATCGGTTGTGGTGCGTGCGCTGCTGCTTGTAAAAACGGATCGGCAATGCTCTTTGTTGCAGCAAAGGTCAGCCAGCTCGCCCTACTCCCACAAGGTCGCGTGGAAGCGGCTCGCCGTGCAAAAGCCATGGTGTCAAAGATGGACGAACTCGGCTTCGGTAACTGTACCAACACTCGCGCCTGCGAAGTGTCTTGTCCCAAGTCGATCTCTGTAAGCAACATCGCTCGACTCAACAGAGAGTTCATCAAGGCTAAATTCAAAGACTGA
- a CDS encoding BACON domain-containing protein — MKISTKLFAIATLFVGLSATFASCSKTPDTPVTPKIDIEEKTVSFAAAGEEKSVKFESNVDWTITVPADATWATVTPTSGKGGKATVAVKVLKNDGAERSAELTITAGTKSEKITIKQAGAAEVPVGALLFPGADFEDLDVLKAALNTHGLKNAEIAEGGKKGKALKISTDAIEKNTYILTAKCPAGFSLAGKTSISFYVKGSAAKSLSIQVYKADGKYAALNVGDLTGDKTVKPTDKLNDKTGSGMNDYKGNINTNDKWVRVIFDISKISDITTTEGKDLFAIKMGNKAKYDILIDEVTIQ, encoded by the coding sequence ATGAAAATTTCAACTAAACTATTCGCAATTGCGACCCTATTTGTCGGGCTGTCAGCTACATTTGCTTCGTGCTCCAAGACTCCTGACACTCCTGTCACCCCAAAGATTGATATCGAAGAAAAGACCGTTTCTTTCGCTGCAGCAGGTGAAGAAAAGAGTGTCAAGTTCGAGTCTAATGTCGACTGGACCATCACTGTCCCTGCTGATGCAACATGGGCAACAGTTACCCCAACAAGCGGTAAGGGTGGCAAGGCTACTGTAGCTGTAAAGGTACTTAAGAATGATGGTGCTGAACGTAGCGCAGAACTTACCATCACTGCAGGTACAAAGTCCGAAAAGATCACCATCAAGCAGGCGGGAGCTGCTGAGGTACCTGTCGGTGCTCTCCTCTTCCCCGGTGCGGATTTTGAAGACCTTGATGTTTTGAAGGCTGCTCTAAATACTCATGGATTGAAAAATGCTGAAATCGCAGAAGGTGGAAAGAAAGGTAAGGCTCTCAAGATCTCAACTGATGCAATTGAAAAGAATACCTATATCCTAACTGCAAAATGTCCTGCCGGCTTTAGCTTGGCTGGTAAGACCAGTATCTCTTTTTATGTCAAGGGCTCTGCTGCTAAGTCTCTCTCTATCCAAGTGTATAAAGCTGATGGTAAGTATGCTGCACTTAATGTCGGAGACCTTACCGGTGACAAGACCGTTAAACCTACAGATAAACTCAATGATAAGACCGGTAGTGGAATGAATGACTACAAGGGAAATATCAATACAAATGATAAATGGGTGAGAGTAATCTTCGATATCTCTAAGATCTCAGATATTACCACAACCGAAGGTAAAGACCTATTTGCAATCAAGATGGGTAACAAGGCTAAGTATGATATCCTTATTGATGAGGTTACCATACAGTAA
- a CDS encoding IS256 family transposase, whose product MLSSEAGINELIRVLLDTFSKQERALFVEEHEGEQCNGFRPRRWRGYGCSFELRIPRTRSGNFQPLILGILSSQESERALLFHELYTRGLSCEDIGAVCERIYGYHYSKQQVSFLSNTSKEEIYKWLERQLSPHYLAVYIDATFAYTRREERVAQEAYYTMLGLLPDGSREVLCVVNHPTEGALNWEAELKALKARGVECIDLIISDALQGIERAIASAFPHSSHQLCVVHFKRHALNAVSKRDKDRMRQELEDLFPISGTSLTPIKAFEKLCTFAERWGKSYRSLLSLSAPRNIGYFTYLMFPEGVRRMIYSTNWVERLNRSYKRTLRMRGALPSADAVVFLLGSVAREMTEKTYARRLPYFQEWSTK is encoded by the coding sequence ATGCTATCATCAGAGGCGGGTATTAACGAACTTATCCGTGTACTATTGGACACCTTCTCGAAGCAAGAACGTGCTCTCTTTGTCGAAGAGCATGAGGGTGAACAATGCAATGGTTTCCGTCCTCGTCGATGGCGGGGCTATGGCTGTAGCTTTGAATTAAGGATTCCTCGAACACGTTCGGGCAATTTCCAACCCCTGATTTTGGGAATCCTCTCCAGCCAAGAGAGCGAACGAGCCTTGTTGTTTCACGAGCTTTATACCCGAGGCCTTTCCTGCGAAGACATTGGTGCTGTGTGCGAACGGATCTACGGCTATCACTATAGCAAGCAGCAAGTCAGTTTTCTCTCGAATACGAGTAAAGAGGAGATCTACAAGTGGTTGGAACGCCAACTGTCGCCCCACTATTTGGCGGTGTACATCGATGCTACCTTTGCCTACACACGGCGGGAGGAGCGTGTGGCTCAGGAAGCCTATTACACGATGTTGGGGTTGCTTCCTGACGGTAGTCGGGAGGTGCTTTGTGTGGTGAATCATCCCACGGAGGGAGCGTTGAATTGGGAGGCAGAGTTGAAAGCCCTCAAAGCACGTGGAGTCGAATGTATAGACCTGATCATCTCAGATGCTTTACAAGGGATTGAACGAGCCATCGCCTCGGCTTTCCCTCACTCCTCCCATCAGCTGTGTGTCGTTCATTTCAAGCGTCACGCACTTAATGCCGTATCGAAGAGGGACAAGGATCGGATGAGGCAGGAGTTGGAAGACTTGTTTCCGATCTCGGGTACAAGTCTTACACCCATCAAGGCATTTGAGAAATTGTGTACATTTGCAGAACGTTGGGGGAAAAGCTACCGGAGCCTGCTCTCCTTGTCGGCACCTCGCAATATAGGCTACTTCACTTACCTGATGTTCCCGGAGGGTGTTCGTCGTATGATTTACTCGACGAATTGGGTGGAGCGTCTCAATCGGAGCTATAAGCGCACGCTGCGTATGCGTGGGGCTCTACCCTCGGCTGATGCTGTCGTCTTTCTCTTGGGCTCTGTAGCCCGAGAAATGACCGAAAAGACTTACGCAAGGAGGTTACCCTATTTCCAAGAGTGGAGCACCAAATAA
- a CDS encoding DUF5689 domain-containing protein gives MKQKINILVASFLFGSFLGGLLSSCNPYDKHEPVAPVETSLPEATLKIAEVQKKYVPGGFLFPKDIAPIIIRGQVISDDRLGNFYNEMFIQDSTGGIKISLGYASLYDIFPQGSEVAVTLNGLKLGSYKGTLSIGVEEKGTRENNRIPLPLVMKVVKGDAKVKPLEINEVSINDISTSMGGCLSR, from the coding sequence ATGAAACAGAAGATAAATATATTGGTGGCTTCATTCCTCTTTGGATCTTTCTTAGGAGGCTTGCTTTCATCATGTAATCCATATGATAAACATGAACCTGTTGCTCCAGTCGAGACCTCTCTTCCAGAGGCTACTTTGAAGATCGCAGAAGTTCAGAAGAAGTATGTTCCAGGAGGATTTCTTTTTCCCAAAGATATTGCTCCTATCATCATACGTGGACAGGTAATCTCTGATGATCGTCTGGGTAACTTTTATAATGAAATGTTTATCCAAGATAGTACAGGAGGTATTAAGATTTCTTTGGGTTATGCATCTCTTTATGACATCTTTCCTCAGGGTTCTGAAGTTGCAGTAACTCTCAATGGTCTGAAACTTGGAAGCTACAAGGGAACTCTCTCAATAGGTGTAGAGGAGAAGGGAACCAGAGAGAACAATCGTATCCCTCTTCCTCTCGTCATGAAAGTAGTTAAAGGTGATGCGAAGGTGAAGCCCCTCGAGATAAATGAGGTTAGCATCAACGATATCAGTACTTCTATGGGGGGATGCTTGTCAAGATAA